From a single Mesorhizobium shangrilense genomic region:
- a CDS encoding ABC transporter substrate-binding protein, translated as MKTELDHLAELAGKGRISRRDFLGRTAALGVSAALATTLAGKAFAQTPVKGGIIKAGLQGGESTNSLDPALNLSQVTYSFGKQWGEYLVRLTPDNKLVNLIAEDIGASKDAKTWTIKVRDGIEFHNGKTVSAEDVAATIERHADEKSKSGALGILKNIKGVKASGKEVIVTLGDADADFPYLMADYHLVIQPNGGKDNPNAGISAGPYKVTVNQPGVRHGGERFANYWQGDKAGHADQIEIVVINDATARLAALQGGQVHMINRVEPKVVDLVKRIAGVSIENVSGKGYYPFNMFCDTAPFDSNDLRMALKLAMDRDEMLEKILRGYGSVGNDFPINEAYPLFTAIEQRKFDPEKAAALYKKSGHSGPVLLRTSDVAFPGAVDAAQLYQQSAAKAGIKIEIKREPGDGYWSEVWNKQPFSLSYWGGRATQDQMYSTGYVSTADWNDTRFKRPEFDKMLYTARGELDQDKRKAIYHDMAMLMRDEGGLIVPFFNQFIDAAATNKIGGFAKSPIGEMMDGYALGECWLNA; from the coding sequence ATGAAGACCGAACTCGACCATCTCGCTGAGCTCGCCGGCAAGGGCAGGATCTCACGCCGCGACTTTCTCGGCCGCACCGCCGCGCTCGGCGTCTCGGCCGCATTGGCGACGACACTGGCCGGAAAGGCCTTCGCGCAGACGCCGGTCAAGGGCGGCATCATCAAGGCCGGCCTGCAAGGTGGCGAATCCACCAACAGCCTCGATCCGGCGCTGAACCTCAGCCAGGTCACCTACAGTTTTGGCAAGCAGTGGGGCGAATACCTTGTCCGGCTGACCCCCGACAACAAGCTGGTCAATTTGATCGCCGAGGACATCGGCGCCTCCAAGGACGCCAAGACCTGGACGATCAAGGTCCGTGACGGCATCGAATTCCACAATGGCAAGACGGTCAGCGCGGAAGACGTCGCCGCCACCATCGAACGCCATGCCGACGAGAAGTCGAAGTCCGGCGCGCTCGGCATCCTCAAGAACATCAAGGGCGTCAAGGCGAGCGGCAAGGAAGTGATCGTCACGCTGGGCGACGCGGATGCCGACTTCCCCTATCTGATGGCCGACTACCATCTTGTCATCCAGCCGAATGGCGGCAAGGACAACCCGAATGCCGGCATCAGCGCCGGCCCCTACAAGGTCACCGTCAACCAGCCCGGCGTGCGCCATGGCGGCGAGCGCTTCGCCAATTACTGGCAGGGCGACAAGGCCGGCCATGCCGACCAGATCGAGATCGTCGTCATCAACGACGCGACGGCACGTCTGGCCGCCCTGCAGGGCGGTCAGGTCCACATGATCAACCGCGTCGAGCCGAAGGTCGTGGATCTGGTCAAGCGCATCGCGGGCGTCAGCATCGAGAACGTCTCGGGCAAGGGCTACTACCCGTTCAACATGTTCTGCGACACCGCGCCCTTCGACAGCAACGACCTGCGCATGGCGCTCAAGCTCGCCATGGACCGCGACGAGATGCTGGAGAAGATCCTTCGTGGCTACGGTTCGGTCGGCAACGACTTTCCGATCAACGAAGCCTATCCGCTGTTCACCGCCATCGAACAGCGCAAATTCGATCCGGAAAAGGCCGCCGCCCTCTACAAGAAGTCCGGCCATAGCGGCCCGGTGCTGCTGCGCACCTCCGATGTCGCCTTCCCCGGCGCCGTCGATGCAGCGCAGCTCTATCAGCAGAGTGCGGCCAAGGCCGGCATCAAGATCGAGATCAAGCGCGAGCCGGGCGACGGCTACTGGTCGGAAGTCTGGAACAAGCAGCCCTTCTCGCTTTCCTATTGGGGCGGTCGCGCCACGCAGGACCAGATGTATTCCACCGGCTACGTCTCGACCGCCGACTGGAACGACACGCGCTTCAAGCGGCCGGAGTTCGACAAGATGCTGTACACCGCGCGCGGCGAACTCGACCAGGACAAACGCAAGGCGATCTACCACGACATGGCGATGCTGATGCGTGATGAAGGCGGCCTGATCGTGCCCTTCTTCAACCAGTTCATCGACGCCGCGGCCACCAACAAGATAGGCGGCTTTGCCAAGAGCCCTATCGGCGAAATGATGGATGGCTACGCGCTTGGCGAGTGCTGGCTCAACGCCTAG
- a CDS encoding ABC transporter ATP-binding protein, whose product MADKQPKSGQPKSGQAKSDVLLDIRNLRIEATVFPPGEAPKNIVLVHDVSLTLQKGKVLGLIGESGAGKSTIGLSSMGYGRGGVRITGGEVILNGRDILKGGKEGFRKLRGHEVCYVAQSAAAAFNPAHRLMDQVVEATLLHGRATRAEAEKRAVALFKKLSLPNPETIGERFPHQVSGGQLQRVMTAMALCSEPDLIVFDEPTTALDVTTQIDVLAAIKDAIRDTHVAALYITHDLAVVAQVADEIMVLRHGRLVEWGGTRQIIKEPRQEYTNALVSVHEIEHSEQRPGTTPFLSVKNITAAYGRSHIKVLKNVSVDIYPGQTLAVVGESGSGKSTLARAITGLLPPEQGTVTFDGRPLANRLADRPKEDLRQLQMIYQMADVAMNPRQTVGTIIGRPLEFYFGMRGRERDARVAELLDKIEMGKGFIDRYPAELSGGQKQRVCIARSLAAKPKLIICDEVTSALDPLVAHGILKLLLDLQQEENVAYLFITHDLATVKSIADSIAVMYRGEVVRYGSKSKVLTPPFDDYTDLLLSSVPEMEMGWLEKAIKGRRMASAGN is encoded by the coding sequence ATGGCTGACAAGCAACCGAAGTCCGGGCAACCGAAGTCCGGGCAAGCAAAGTCCGACGTGCTCCTCGACATCCGCAACCTGCGCATCGAGGCCACCGTGTTCCCGCCTGGCGAGGCGCCGAAGAACATCGTGCTCGTCCACGACGTCTCGCTGACGCTGCAGAAGGGCAAGGTGCTGGGCCTGATCGGCGAATCCGGCGCCGGCAAATCGACCATCGGCCTGTCCTCTATGGGATACGGTCGTGGTGGCGTGCGCATCACCGGCGGCGAGGTCATCCTCAACGGCCGCGATATCCTTAAGGGCGGCAAGGAAGGTTTTCGCAAGCTGCGCGGCCACGAGGTCTGCTATGTCGCGCAGTCGGCGGCCGCCGCCTTCAACCCCGCCCACCGATTGATGGACCAGGTGGTCGAGGCGACGCTGCTGCATGGCAGGGCGACACGGGCCGAGGCCGAGAAGCGAGCGGTCGCGCTGTTCAAGAAGCTCAGTCTGCCGAACCCGGAAACCATCGGCGAACGCTTTCCGCACCAAGTCTCGGGCGGCCAACTGCAGCGCGTGATGACGGCGATGGCGCTGTGTTCGGAACCCGATCTGATCGTCTTCGACGAGCCGACAACCGCGCTCGACGTGACGACGCAGATCGACGTGCTCGCGGCGATCAAGGACGCCATTCGCGATACGCATGTGGCAGCGCTCTACATCACTCACGATCTCGCCGTCGTCGCCCAGGTCGCCGACGAGATCATGGTGCTGCGCCATGGCCGGCTGGTCGAATGGGGCGGCACCCGCCAGATCATCAAGGAGCCGCGCCAGGAATACACCAATGCGCTGGTGTCGGTGCATGAGATCGAGCATTCCGAGCAAAGGCCCGGCACGACGCCGTTCCTGTCGGTCAAGAACATCACCGCCGCCTATGGCCGCAGCCACATCAAGGTGCTGAAGAACGTCTCGGTCGACATCTATCCGGGACAGACGCTGGCCGTCGTCGGCGAATCCGGCTCCGGCAAATCGACGCTGGCGCGCGCCATCACCGGCCTGCTGCCGCCCGAACAAGGCACCGTCACCTTCGACGGACGGCCGCTTGCCAACCGGCTCGCCGACCGGCCGAAGGAGGATCTGCGCCAGTTGCAGATGATCTACCAGATGGCGGATGTGGCGATGAACCCGCGCCAGACGGTCGGCACCATCATCGGCCGGCCACTGGAGTTCTATTTCGGCATGCGTGGCAGGGAGCGCGACGCCCGCGTCGCCGAACTGCTCGACAAGATCGAGATGGGCAAGGGTTTCATCGACCGCTATCCGGCCGAGCTCTCCGGTGGCCAGAAGCAACGTGTCTGCATTGCCCGCTCGCTCGCCGCCAAGCCGAAGCTGATCATCTGCGACGAGGTGACCTCGGCGCTCGATCCACTGGTGGCGCACGGCATATTGAAGCTGCTGCTCGACCTGCAGCAGGAGGAAAACGTCGCCTACCTGTTCATCACGCACGACCTCGCCACGGTGAAGTCGATCGCCGATTCGATCGCGGTGATGTACCGCGGCGAAGTGGTTCGCTACGGCTCGAAGAGCAAGGTGCTGACGCCGCCTTTCGACGACTACACCGACCTCCTGCTGTCCTCGGTTCCGGAAATGGAGATGGGCTGGCTGGAGAAGGCAATCAAGGGACGCCGTATGGCCAGCGCGGGGAATTAG